In Flavobacterium gelatinilyticum, a genomic segment contains:
- a CDS encoding SusC/RagA family TonB-linked outer membrane protein: MKKLLNRIRFDKPFLQFDLKMKLTTLFLLTTFTVMQAGVTYSQKAKMSFNASNMSVAKAIEKLEYTTNYQFVYNVRSVDLNRTIDVNLENTSIENILNTIFKDTSTDYKVSGKHIILMAKKAPVEKPIEAKKEAADFIVKGRVTDEKGMPLVGAAVADNGSGRGVNTDFNGDYQIIAVSSETTLAFSYLGYARQEIKVDGRSVINVVLKEDAMELEGLVLTTGYQNIAAEQVTGSFSNLKTKDFQEQRLSSLNSILEGRIAGYQDGKIRGTTSMTGVTSPLYVIDGFPVESTKLTPYASIEENVPSLNLEDIETITVLKDAAASSIYGARAANGVVVITTKKAKSGKSNISFSSNLTVKPYRNYTGNLTDSADIIGLERGWANGNPNLQGANAGTYAQSLLNNAVFTSLGMNTILNGYAGNISQTEMNNRLNTLGSQGYKYYNDIARYAKRDQYFMQHNISLGKATESNAFNASLTYKNNQLEDRFSDNQSIGINLKNSTQINNWLSLDLGTYINYELGDTQSYMANNPGFKYQPYNQLVNNDGTNFVSTAASRYNNFTLQSMQNYGLYNMDITPMDEFGRNLTENKNFLNRTFAKFNVKFSRAFTYNAMFQYEYGSDRASQLRSKDSFNVRSLVNSLVTVSGTTPTFNLPYGDIIKETNQFTNAYNFRQQLNFEQTFNGKHDVSAIAGMEIRHTKLEYSDNTRYGYDDQTLAYTPINQADLLKVYGTVFGGYMIQDNFSLEKELQNRYVSVYGTGGYTYDRRYSVSGSVRWDRSNLWGTDSKYQNKPTWSTGAGWNIANESFFSVSWVDAIKVRASYGIGGNVAKDSAPYLTAYYNSNPNVGGSQGSVNKRPNPELSWEKTTTTNLGLDFSFFKNRLGGTFDLYNKKGQDLLASSQGIPTEGWGYSTYTINNGEMTNKGIEVSLRGTIVKTPSFSWDAGVLYAHNKNKVDYVNVEAPIYILQLDYPKSFPRVGNDFNSIYGFKWAGLSDKGLPQVYDADGNATVYNPGSLGSIKDFGSTVPTHSGSFNTSVKYKNFSLSALFIYELGHKIRNTFLPMLGNEYSGSMGGYVTTISTVNNHIADRWMKPGDEAFTNVPRAVYEYEPEFNSESRTIYSYADINILDASNVRLSNVSLSYQLPKELIQRAKLDGVRFNLNAENVFTAAKSRDAKFILNGFQSPSFVFGVNVNF; the protein is encoded by the coding sequence ATGAAAAAACTATTGAACAGAATTAGGTTCGACAAGCCTTTTTTGCAATTCGATCTGAAGATGAAATTGACCACATTATTTTTATTAACCACTTTCACGGTTATGCAGGCGGGAGTAACGTACTCCCAAAAGGCAAAAATGTCTTTCAATGCCAGTAATATGTCAGTTGCCAAAGCAATTGAAAAACTGGAATATACTACCAATTACCAATTTGTTTACAATGTAAGATCTGTTGATTTAAACAGAACAATCGATGTTAATTTAGAAAATACTTCTATAGAAAATATCTTAAATACTATTTTTAAAGATACCAGCACAGATTACAAAGTATCCGGAAAACATATTATTTTGATGGCTAAAAAAGCTCCGGTTGAAAAACCAATTGAAGCAAAAAAAGAAGCGGCCGATTTTATAGTAAAAGGACGTGTTACAGACGAAAAAGGAATGCCTTTAGTAGGTGCAGCAGTTGCAGATAACGGATCAGGAAGAGGTGTAAATACCGACTTTAACGGAGATTATCAGATTATTGCCGTAAGCAGCGAAACAACATTGGCTTTTTCTTATTTAGGATATGCAAGACAGGAAATTAAAGTAGATGGAAGAAGCGTAATTAACGTTGTCCTGAAAGAAGATGCAATGGAACTCGAAGGTTTGGTGTTAACAACAGGATACCAGAATATTGCGGCAGAACAGGTAACGGGATCCTTCTCAAACTTAAAAACAAAAGATTTTCAGGAACAGCGTTTAAGCAGTTTGAATTCGATTCTGGAAGGACGTATCGCAGGGTATCAGGATGGTAAAATTCGTGGAACGACTTCTATGACAGGCGTAACATCGCCATTGTATGTTATAGACGGATTTCCGGTAGAAAGTACAAAACTGACTCCATATGCTTCTATCGAAGAAAATGTGCCAAGCCTGAATTTAGAAGATATTGAAACCATTACGGTTTTAAAAGATGCCGCAGCTTCCTCTATTTACGGAGCACGTGCAGCAAATGGAGTAGTGGTAATTACGACTAAAAAAGCAAAATCAGGAAAATCAAACATTTCGTTTTCAAGTAACTTAACCGTTAAACCTTATAGAAACTATACCGGAAACCTGACAGATTCTGCAGATATTATAGGTCTGGAAAGAGGATGGGCAAACGGAAATCCAAATTTACAGGGAGCAAATGCGGGAACTTACGCTCAGTCACTGCTTAACAATGCGGTATTTACAAGTTTAGGAATGAATACCATTTTAAACGGGTATGCAGGAAATATTTCGCAGACAGAAATGAACAACCGTTTGAACACATTGGGTTCACAAGGCTACAAATATTACAATGATATTGCGAGATATGCAAAACGCGATCAGTATTTTATGCAGCATAATATCAGTTTAGGGAAAGCAACAGAATCGAATGCGTTTAATGCTTCCTTAACTTATAAAAACAACCAGCTTGAAGATCGTTTTTCAGATAATCAGTCAATTGGTATTAATCTTAAAAATTCAACTCAGATTAACAACTGGCTTTCTCTTGATTTAGGAACATATATCAATTATGAATTAGGAGATACGCAGAGCTATATGGCGAACAATCCTGGTTTTAAATATCAGCCATACAATCAATTGGTGAATAATGACGGAACGAATTTCGTTTCAACTGCAGCGTCTCGTTACAACAACTTTACGCTTCAGTCTATGCAGAATTACGGACTTTACAATATGGATATCACGCCAATGGATGAGTTCGGAAGAAATTTAACAGAAAACAAAAACTTCCTGAACAGAACTTTTGCCAAATTCAATGTAAAATTCAGCCGTGCCTTTACCTACAACGCGATGTTTCAGTATGAATACGGTTCAGATCGCGCCAGCCAGTTAAGAAGTAAAGATTCATTTAATGTTAGAAGTCTGGTAAACAGTTTAGTAACCGTTTCAGGAACAACACCAACGTTTAATTTGCCTTATGGCGACATTATAAAAGAAACCAATCAGTTCACAAATGCTTACAATTTCCGTCAGCAGTTAAACTTCGAGCAGACTTTTAATGGTAAACACGATGTTTCTGCCATTGCCGGTATGGAAATTCGTCATACAAAATTAGAATACAGCGATAATACCCGTTACGGTTATGATGACCAGACATTAGCTTACACACCAATCAATCAGGCCGATCTTCTTAAAGTATACGGAACCGTTTTTGGCGGCTATATGATTCAGGATAATTTTTCATTAGAAAAAGAACTGCAAAACCGTTACGTTTCGGTTTACGGAACAGGAGGGTATACCTATGACCGAAGATATTCTGTATCTGGAAGTGTTCGCTGGGATCGTTCGAACCTTTGGGGAACAGACAGTAAATACCAAAATAAACCAACCTGGTCAACAGGAGCAGGATGGAATATTGCTAACGAATCATTCTTCAGCGTTTCATGGGTAGACGCAATTAAAGTTCGTGCTTCTTACGGTATTGGAGGTAACGTAGCCAAAGATTCAGCTCCGTATTTAACAGCCTATTACAATTCAAACCCTAATGTTGGCGGAAGTCAGGGATCTGTCAACAAAAGACCAAACCCTGAATTATCATGGGAAAAAACAACAACAACCAACCTGGGTCTGGATTTTTCATTCTTTAAAAACAGATTAGGCGGAACTTTTGATCTTTACAACAAAAAAGGACAGGACTTATTAGCAAGCAGCCAGGGAATCCCGACAGAAGGATGGGGATATTCAACATACACCATCAACAATGGAGAAATGACTAACAAAGGGATCGAGGTTAGTTTAAGAGGAACAATCGTAAAAACACCTTCATTTTCATGGGATGCCGGCGTTTTGTATGCTCATAACAAAAACAAAGTCGATTACGTAAATGTTGAAGCACCGATTTATATATTACAACTGGATTATCCAAAATCTTTCCCAAGAGTTGGAAACGATTTTAACTCTATTTATGGTTTCAAATGGGCAGGTTTAAGTGATAAAGGATTACCTCAGGTGTACGATGCAGATGGAAATGCAACTGTATACAATCCGGGAAGTTTAGGATCTATCAAAGATTTTGGATCAACAGTACCTACGCACAGCGGTTCATTTAATACTTCGGTTAAATACAAAAACTTCTCACTTTCGGCACTTTTCATTTACGAGTTAGGACATAAAATCAGAAACACATTCCTGCCAATGTTAGGCAATGAATACTCAGGTTCAATGGGCGGTTATGTAACCACTATTTCAACGGTTAACAATCATATTGCAGACCGATGGATGAAACCGGGAGATGAGGCTTTTACCAATGTGCCAAGAGCCGTTTACGAATACGAACCGGAATTTAACTCTGAATCCCGTACCATTTACTCGTATGCAGATATTAATATTTTGGATGCCTCAAATGTCAGATTAAGCAACGTTTCTTTGTCTTACCAACTGCCAAAAGAACTGATTCAGAGAGCAAAATTAGACGGAGTACGTTTTAATTTAAACGCAGAAAATGTATTTACTGCAGCTAAATCAAGAGACGCAAAATTCATTTTAAACGGCTTCCAGTCTCCGAGTTTTGTTTTTGGCGTAAATGTTAATTTCTAA